AGCGATAACAATGAGGGCTGTAATGAGGGGGCCAAGTTCTCGAACTATGACTGAAACGAGCAGATTTCCAAGCAAAGCACTCCCACCAATATTTACGAGTTGAGACATCGATTGAAGTACAATTACCATCCCTGATGCGAAAGCCAAAACACCAATAAGGGGAAGGGTTTGCCAACCTGTTTAATATACTTGGTTCATTATTGCGATTGAAACAGAGCGGACACTTTGTTTTTGATAAAACAATGTGTCACGAAATGAAAGATAGATCATTGTGAAAATGCGAAAGACATAAATGCGCAATTTTTCAGTGCGAACACCAAGGCGCCACAAGCTTGTTTGAGCTATACCAACTATACTTTGTTCCATGCATAAAACTCATCGGAATTTCAGTGAGTTTTTTGTGCAGACTTAAGGCTAGAATAATCGACAACCCTACCTTGAACTCTATTTTACTTTTTTGTAGCGAACCTTAATTTTGGTACCCGCTGCTAAAGGCTTATTAAAGTGAAGCTTGTCACCCGTAACAGTCCAGCTGACTGTCGGATCATGAGGGATAAGCTTTACCTCTACTGTTCCAACTTCTGGAATTTCTTTAAGTTGAATTGAAGCAAGTTGTTGTCTGATGTTTTTGCCGATACTTGAAACTGTAGCAGTTAAGTTTGAGTCACAAATACTTCCCTTAATACCACCCGTCTTATCAGCGATTTCAACATAGACATGGCCGTAAGTACCCGTGCCTTGTTGCTTAAAACATTGTTTATCACCAGGTAAAACTGTGATGGCATTAAAGCTAAATGATTTTCCAGGAAGTACGTTGTTAAGTGTGTTGATTAACTCATCTGGCTCATCTTCTATAGACCAACGATCAAGGTTAGGATCAAACGGGTTATTCGGATTTCTGCCATTTTGATTTGAATTTTCATCTTCATCAGTAAGAATTACTACGGCAAGTGCAGCCTGTGGTCTAAAAAAACCTACAAAATCGGGGTCATTATTTTTTTGAATGGCACGACCTGCGACCATTACGCCTCGCTCATTACCATCACCCGTTTCTCTACGCTGAATTGTATTTTCAAAATACGTTTGAGCATTTGGGCCTGGGCTTAAAACAAAAGATCCAGTTTCGCGATGCCTGTGATCATAAAGTGGGCTCAAACTACCATTTAATCCTGAAGAACTAGCATCAGTTGTGGTGATCGCAATACGCCAGTCTATGCCATCAAGTTCGGCAATAAAATTTGGAAATCTCTCTGCTAAGTTTGCCTGATCTTCTTGCATCGAACCTGAATCATCAGTGATGAATAAAATATCAACAGCATTAATTGCTGAAACGGGTGCATTAAAAGTTTCATTTAAAAAACCTTCAGAATCTACGGGGTCATCTCCAAATTTTCCACCACCACCACCAGTTGTTGACGGCAGTGACTTACTTTTTGGATCAAACTGTAGATCATTGCCACAACCAGCAACCAATAAAACAGTGCTTATAATTTTGACAAAATTTCTGACTTTCATATGTTACCCCACTACCCATGTGATAGAGCATAGATCATGCCGTTGGTCGAGGTAGGTAAAACATGAGAATGTTTAGTGTTTCATTTTGTGAGATTGCAAAAATTTGTAAAAAAACAAAACACTCAAATTATGTAGACACTCCATGGCAACATTTTAAACTTCTGAATTACTTAAATAATGTTTCCATAAAGACTAACTGTTGTTAGAGTCTTAGATATGCGAGTAATGAATGCGGCGGGAAATATTTTTGCACAAAATCACCGCCTAGAAAATATTCTAGCAAGTATTGGGCACCGATTTCCCCACAACAAGATCGTTCGAAGTTTTTGCTGGCATACAGGTAACCAAATATTTTTGCGCGACCCTCAATCTATTCGAAAAGCGGTAATGCAAGATGGTTTTGAACTCTACGTCACTATGTCTGATTTTACATTTCGTCATGTCTATTTTTTAGGAATCTACGAACCTGTAGTCAGTGGTCTTATTAAAAAATTGGCAAAACCCGGCCAAATCTGGGCCGACGTCGGAGCAAATATCGGCTTTTACACTCTTTTACTTTCAAAAATTCTCGGTGAGAAAGGCAAAATTTATGCCTTTGAACCAAATCCTAAAGTTATAAATTTACTTGAAAAGTCACTATTAGCCAATCGTGTAGAAAATATTGTTTTAACTAAAGCAGCTGTATCGGATGGCAATCAAAAAAACCTAACACTTCAAATTCCACTCCATGAAAACGAGCGAGCCTCGCTAGTACACCATAAAGATATTAAAGAATATTCAGAGATCCAAGTTCCGGTTTTAAAATTAGATGATTTTGTTAAAAAAAATAATTTGCGATTTCACGGAATTAAAATCGATATCGAAGGAGCTGAAATTCTTGCTTTTAAAGGTATGCAAAATATATTTAAGGATTCACCACCGAAAATAATCGTGAGCGAAGTAAGTCATCTTCCTGACTGTTTAATGACACCTGTTGAATTGATTAAATACATCGAAGGGTGTGGTTATCTTTCTTATCGCATCCGTAACGAGGGTCTGCACCGTTATAAAATAGGAGAATCACTTCACCCAGATTATGATGCGAACATTGCCTTTTTATTAAAAGAATCAGTAATCGAGTTCAAAGATTTACAAATTAGCACCTTATGAACTTACAATCACCTCTCGTACTTCCTTGTGGGCAAATACTTTCCAATCGTCTCGTGAAATCTGCCATGAGTGAAAACATGGCGGACAAAAATCACCATCCTGGCCTAGAATTTTATGCACTTTATCAACGCTGGGCAAAAGGTGGAGTGGGTTTGTGTATCTCAGGCAACGTTATGGTGAGTTCATCGGCACTGGGTGAACCCAACAATGTTGTCATTGATAAAAATCTTAATAATTTATCGGAATTAAAAATTTGGGCATCGAGCGCTAACAATACTGAAATGAAACTTTGGATTCAGTTAAATCACCCCGGTAAGCAGAGTCCTAAGTTTTTAAGCCGTGAGCCTGTTGCACCTTCAAGCATACCTTTACGTGCCCCTCTGAATCGAATTTTCAACACACCTCGTGAATTAACAGAAAAAGAAATCTACACGATCATTGAACAGTTTGCTTTTGCCGCCGCTCGCGTGAAGGAGGCCGGTTTTTCAGGAGTTCAAATTCATGGTGCTCATGGTTATTTAGTGAGCCAGTTTTTTTCTCCAAAGCATAATATGCGAAGTGATCGTTGGGGTGGAAATTTTGAAAATAGATTGCGCTTTGGGCGTGAAGTCTATTTGGCAATGAGAAAGGCCGTAGGCCCAGACTTCCCCATTGGAATAAAAATTAATAGTGCAGATTTTCAAAAAGGTGGAATGTCCCCTGAAGATTCGATCATGATCGCTGAGTTTTTGTCGAACTTGGGAATTGATCTCATAGAAATATCTGGTGGCTCATATGAGAGCCCAGAAATGATGGGTATCAGTAAACGAGAAAGTACAATAAGAAGGGAAGCTTATTTTTTGGAATATTCAAATGCGATCAAGAATAAAATTCGCTGCCCCTTAATGGTCACAGGCGGATTTCGTACAGGAACTTTTATGACAGCTGCCTTAAAAGAACAAAAACTTGATCTCATTGGATTGGGACGCCCGCTAGCAATTAATCCGAATTTCGCAAATGATCTTTTGGGTGGACAAAACATCCAGAGCGAAGTTACAGCTCTGACAACAGGGTTTAAATTTCTTGATAAATTATTTCCGCTGGAAATTTCTTGGTATACCCACCAGCTTCACCGAATGGGAAAAGGACTTGATCCAAATCCAAATGCCAGCACCTATTCAATAATACTACGCTCAATATTTGAATTGGGAATAACATCTTTGCGTTCGCAATTCACCTCCCGGCGGGAGCCCAGCTAGAAGAGGCATCACAGCGGGTAAACGGTTGTATCCTCAAATTAATTAATGCCAATTGTTTCAATATGTTATGCGTACTTCTCGACTTAAATAATTTAACTGTCAAATACTCTTAAAACAACCGTCAAAAACTTAATCACACTTTCACCCTGTAAAGCAATGAGTTGAATATGGTGATGCCCTCGTCTTTACAGTTAGTGAAGACAAGGGTTTTAAAAAGGGGTGAATATATGATTAAGCAAATTGGTCAGTTTTTGGTTCTCTCATTATTTCTGCTCACTATTGCGTGTCAGAAAAAATCAGTTGATTTTGCACCTACGAAAACAGGAGATACCTTAAGACTACCATCTTCGACAACTTCACCAACACCAACACCAACTAATATTCTAGATAACGTTACAAGTACTGTTTACAGCAGCAATGCTTTTGCGACTGCGGCAAACAATCGAGGCACTCATCTTGCGGCTTGGTTGCCAAGTGCTGCTGGCGGCACCACGATTAATACAGTTTATATTAAAGCACGCTTACTCAATGGTGTAGTCACTGCGTTTCCAAAATCTTATAAAATATATTTAACAACCTCAGACAATTCTGCATGGATGCATGTTGGTGATTTCAATACACAGCCAAACCCAACAACAGGTGTGGTCATTGTGCCTTTACCTGTTAATTATCAAACTCACGGTGTGTTGATTACTCCGATTGAATTAAGTGTAGATAACAATAATCAACATTACTTTCAGATTGCAGATCTATTATTAGGTCATCTGACCATGACATCAGCATTTGCAAAGACATCGGCAAATGCAGATGACATACTCACCGGCTGGGATGTAGCCAATGTAGCTGATAACAATTCAAACTCTGTTTATAGCAGCAATATATTTTCTTCTTCAGCAAACGATCGCGGAACATTTCTTTATTCGTATCTACCAAAAAGTACCTTAATCAATACAGTCTTTTTGAAAGCACGCATGCATAGTAACGTTGTCCATGCGTTTCCTAAAACATATAATCTCTACTTAACTAATCCTGCTAACAATGCGTGGATTCATGTAGGTACCTATCAAACTCAACCAAACACAACCAAACACAACCACTGGGTTTGCTACTATTAATTTACCCGCTAGTTATCAAACTCTTGGAGTTTTGATTGCACCAACAGAATTAGGTAAAGATGATGCTGGTCATTATTATTTTCAAATGGCTGACATCTTATTGGGCCATATGTAACTAAAGTAGTGCATCTCTATATTTACAGGAATTAAAGGGAGGGTTATTTATGTTTAAATTCACACTTATTCTTAGCTCATTATTTTTAGTGGTTTTATTTCAGAATTGTGGTGGTGGGACTCAATTTCACGATAAATCATACGATGGTGAGAAGGCCTATCTGGGTTTAAATAGCAACGCGCTGACATTGAATAGTTCAGGCGCCCCTTTAGAAGACAGGGAACCGCGTAGTAACGACACTCCACCAACTGAGCCGATTTTGCCACGCTTTTTAGTCGGCTCATGGGGCCTTGATGCTGTAGGGGCCGTCGCTTCTAGTGATGGATTAATAGTAAATTTAAAATGCGACTCAGCTCGTGTTGACGGGGCTGTTTTTATTGATTCCAATGGTAAATTTAGCGCACATGGTACTTACACGAATCAACCTGATTACGACAATAATTCTTCATCCGGTATTATTCAGAACACTCCATATATTCAAAAAGCATTTTTCAATGGTCAAATCAGCAATGACGAAAAGCAACTTTATTTGAGAATTATGTTAGTAGACAAGAGAGTGGTTTTCGAGGCCAAGCTTGTGGCCGGCGATCACCGCGGTGATTACTATTGCGGACCACAATTACCAAAAAAAGTGCCCCTTCTTTCAGGGCACTGGGCTTCAGAGGATATTGATCTCATTGTTGAGAAGGCCGGAGATGTAAATATTAATCTAAACTGTGCTTCAGCTCACATTGATGGTCCGATTGCAGTAAAATCAGATGGTAGTTTTTCTGGAAGAGGCACTTATTTTCAAGCAATGGGCTTAGAAATAATTGGTGGAAACACACCCATCAAAGCAGAATTCAATGGCCGGATAAGCAAACAATATCAAACCTCCGCGGGTTCAAAGGATGCCACCTCAATCGGCCACCACTCACCAGGTGAACGGCACATAATGATATTGAAAATCACTGAATCTGGCACACATCGTTTGCTAGGCAACTTCACACTCTACCGTGATGGACAAGCAACTCTGGCGCAGTGCCTGTTGCAATAACGCTTAGTCAGTGTTTCTTATAAAGTTTAAATTCGACGCGGCGATTTTTCTTTCGACCCTGATAATTGCCATTGTCAGCAATGGGTCTTGATTCGCCGTAACCGATAGGGGTGAGTCTTCTTTCACTAATTCCTTTATTAACCAAATATTTTTTAATATTGGCGGCACGTCGCATACTCAGGTCGCGATTGTATTTTCCTGAACCAATAGAATCTGTGTATCCTTCAATAACAACCCGAATAAATTTAGGTTGAGCCTGGAGTTGTTTGGCGAGCTTATCAAGTGCAAAGCGACTGCCGCTTGCTTTTTCAATAAGCCTATCACTATTAAACGCAAAGAGAATGTCAGAGGGTAAATAAATAGCAACCTCATCAGCATCAGGCAAAAAGTCATTTTCGAAATCTTCAAATTCAACTTCAGGTTCTTCCCATCGACTGGCCACATAAGTAGGAGCTTTAACTTTGCGAAAACTTTCTTCGTGTTCGTTGCCCCAAAAAGGTCCCAAAACCCAGTTGATTCCCAAATAAATTCTTAAATCTGGAGAAGCAGTTCCGTTAATCAAGCGAGTGCCTGCTCCAAGATGTAGAGCAACAGCAGATGTAGCGTCATATTTGATTCCGCCTAAATATTCTAATGTCGTCTGACTGTTGTCGGTATTCTTATTTGTTTTAGAAACGGGAAGACTTCCAAAAACTTCAGATATAAATTTAACATCGGTTTCGGGAATCAAATAACTTCCTGCAATACTTGCGATGTATTGATTTCCATACGGATCAACAGGAAAGCGAGGGATTCTGGTTCCGGGGCTTCTGAGGCGATAACCCACATTCAAACCCAAAGCCACACTGTCATTTATTGTTGTGTCTCCAGCTAATTCAAAATTGTAGGTAGGCCCCGCATTTTCGCCAGTATAGGGATTGCTTCGAATAAGACCAAAATTTACGGATGCAATGACTGCGACACCGCCAGTTTGATCTCCCACTAATCTGAATTTTGTATTCGCGCGAACTTCAGTAATACCATTATTAATAAGTCTAATTTCTCGAGCATCGAGACTATTATCTGTAGCTCCCAATAAAAAGGGAGCGCTAATCCCCATATCCCAATTTTTTGCAAGACCAAGTCCAAAATTTAAATCAGATGTGTAAATAGAATCTTCAAGCCGCCTGCCATCACTGGTAGCACCTTCAAGATAAGAAAGTGAATTTTTAGCGTAGTTTCCAAAGAGCCCAAGATTAAGCAACCCAGGTTCTAAAGTCTCAGAGGATTGAACCGTGATAAAATCAAGTCCGCTCGTAATGGTACTAAAATTAGAAGCATCGGTACCAATAACATTGGCCGAAACTAGGGTGGGAAGAAGAAAAGTCAAAGCAGTAATCAATTGAAGTCGTAATTTCATAAATCAATGATGGCCGAGAAATGGTATTGAAGCAACAAGATCTACCTTGGGCGCTGAAATGGCCAAAAACCGACCCTAAAAGATTAGATTTTGAGTTGGAGGGAGAATTTAAAAATCTACGACCGCATAGCCTCACTAGGCTGTAGAATTTATTGGAACAAGCTTATATTTTCTAGACTGATAAGCGATAATGCCAGCGGCCTCTAAAATATTTTGGACAACATAACCAGAAAGATTCTTAAAAGCTTTTCCCCAATCGCCAATCCTTGTGAAAGCAAGAGTGTCCCAAAAAGAACCCTGTGACTGCCCTTTTTTTGCGTTAAGCATAAGTCGGGCAATGACACCTGAAATCGTTCTCAAAAATACTTGAAAGTCGCTTTTATGTTTTGCTCTAAGTAAAATATGGAGGTGATTGCCATTATTCGAATACTTATAAAGCGTTATGCCCCATTTTTTTGCGTACAGATCAATAATCTGCTTAATCTTAATTTGCTTTTTAGACATGGAAGTTTCACCTTTGGCTCGCGAAGATCTTAGTACAAGGTGAAGAGGTTTTTTTGAATCAAAGGGTCTGATAGTTTTTCTTTTTCCATGGGCATATGCGCCCCCATGAACCTTTCTTCCTGATTCTTTCCAATAATTATTAAACTCATCTGAAACGTTACCAAAATGTTTTTGACTCCGCTTTGCCATGAGAGATAGATAGCTTATTTTTCATTCAGGGGCAATGTTATTTTGATTGAATTAATATGGATATCTTATGAGTATCAGCGGTAGACATAACAACTTCAGCTTGTTAGAAAGTCATTATGATGAACAATTCCATTTGCCCAGATTGCAAAGCTCTCGTTCCGGATATCCAGGGGCCTGTTCATGCTTACTTAGGGTCTAATGCCGGGTGCTGGAAAATCTATGGTGAAATCCTTGAGAAAGAATATAGCAACCCAGCCTATATGAAAGTTCATC
This window of the Oligoflexia bacterium genome carries:
- a CDS encoding transposase; the encoded protein is MAKRSQKHFGNVSDEFNNYWKESGRKVHGGAYAHGKRKTIRPFDSKKPLHLVLRSSRAKGETSMSKKQIKIKQIIDLYAKKWGITLYKYSNNGNHLHILLRAKHKSDFQVFLRTISGVIARLMLNAKKGQSQGSFWDTLAFTRIGDWGKAFKNLSGYVVQNILEAAGIIAYQSRKYKLVPINSTA
- a CDS encoding FkbM family methyltransferase encodes the protein MRVMNAAGNIFAQNHRLENILASIGHRFPHNKIVRSFCWHTGNQIFLRDPQSIRKAVMQDGFELYVTMSDFTFRHVYFLGIYEPVVSGLIKKLAKPGQIWADVGANIGFYTLLLSKILGEKGKIYAFEPNPKVINLLEKSLLANRVENIVLTKAAVSDGNQKNLTLQIPLHENERASLVHHKDIKEYSEIQVPVLKLDDFVKKNNLRFHGIKIDIEGAEILAFKGMQNIFKDSPPKIIVSEVSHLPDCLMTPVELIKYIEGCGYLSYRIRNEGLHRYKIGESLHPDYDANIAFLLKESVIEFKDLQISTL
- a CDS encoding NADH:flavin oxidoreductase/NADH oxidase family protein, translated to MNLQSPLVLPCGQILSNRLVKSAMSENMADKNHHPGLEFYALYQRWAKGGVGLCISGNVMVSSSALGEPNNVVIDKNLNNLSELKIWASSANNTEMKLWIQLNHPGKQSPKFLSREPVAPSSIPLRAPLNRIFNTPRELTEKEIYTIIEQFAFAAARVKEAGFSGVQIHGAHGYLVSQFFSPKHNMRSDRWGGNFENRLRFGREVYLAMRKAVGPDFPIGIKINSADFQKGGMSPEDSIMIAEFLSNLGIDLIEISGGSYESPEMMGISKRESTIRREAYFLEYSNAIKNKIRCPLMVTGGFRTGTFMTAALKEQKLDLIGLGRPLAINPNFANDLLGGQNIQSEVTALTTGFKFLDKLFPLEISWYTHQLHRMGKGLDPNPNASTYSIILRSIFELGITSLRSQFTSRREPS
- a CDS encoding OmpA family protein, whose translation is MKLRLQLITALTFLLPTLVSANVIGTDASNFSTITSGLDFITVQSSETLEPGLLNLGLFGNYAKNSLSYLEGATSDGRRLEDSIYTSDLNFGLGLAKNWDMGISAPFLLGATDNSLDAREIRLINNGITEVRANTKFRLVGDQTGGVAVIASVNFGLIRSNPYTGENAGPTYNFELAGDTTINDSVALGLNVGYRLRSPGTRIPRFPVDPYGNQYIASIAGSYLIPETDVKFISEVFGSLPVSKTNKNTDNSQTTLEYLGGIKYDATSAVALHLGAGTRLINGTASPDLRIYLGINWVLGPFWGNEHEESFRKVKAPTYVASRWEEPEVEFEDFENDFLPDADEVAIYLPSDILFAFNSDRLIEKASGSRFALDKLAKQLQAQPKFIRVVIEGYTDSIGSGKYNRDLSMRRAANIKKYLVNKGISERRLTPIGYGESRPIADNGNYQGRKKNRRVEFKLYKKH